A single Prevotella sp. E15-22 DNA region contains:
- a CDS encoding single-stranded DNA-binding protein has protein sequence MKKIENNFAVTGFVGKDAEIRQFTTASVARFSLAIGRSEKNGEENNRVSAFINVEAWRKNENADSFDKLTKGSMLTVEGYFKPEEWSDQEGVKHNRVLLVATKFYETPDKEEAPKEEEKKSKKKAK, from the coding sequence ATGAAAAAGATCGAGAACAATTTCGCAGTAACAGGTTTCGTAGGTAAGGATGCAGAAATCCGTCAGTTCACAACCGCTTCAGTAGCACGTTTCTCATTGGCCATCGGCCGTAGCGAGAAGAACGGCGAAGAGAACAACCGCGTATCGGCTTTCATCAATGTGGAAGCATGGCGTAAGAACGAGAACGCCGATTCATTCGACAAGCTCACCAAGGGTTCAATGCTCACCGTGGAGGGTTACTTCAAACCCGAAGAGTGGAGCGATCAGGAAGGTGTCAAGCACAACCGAGTTCTGCTGGTAGCCACCAAGTTCTATGAGACTCCAGACAAGGAGGAAGCTCCAAAGGAGGAGGAAAAGAAATCCAAGAAGAAGGCCAAGTAA
- a CDS encoding transglycosylase SLT domain-containing protein — protein MKRLVKLVCLSLSILSLLPLSAGATNKATNSEPFDWTSVIDAIILVESEGNPKAVGGQSVGAMQITPIAVRECNVILEKRGSKKRYSLADRFDVAKSKEMFLLIQSKYNPSNDVEKAIRLWNGGPNYSLRATERYYRKVLRRMK, from the coding sequence ATGAAAAGATTAGTGAAGCTAGTATGTCTGAGCTTGTCGATTCTATCTTTGCTGCCCCTCAGCGCTGGGGCTACCAACAAAGCGACGAACTCAGAGCCATTTGATTGGACGTCTGTGATAGATGCCATCATTTTGGTTGAGAGCGAAGGAAATCCAAAAGCCGTGGGAGGCCAGTCTGTAGGTGCAATGCAGATAACCCCTATTGCTGTACGCGAATGCAATGTCATTCTGGAAAAACGTGGCAGCAAAAAACGCTACTCCCTGGCAGACAGATTTGATGTGGCCAAGTCAAAGGAGATGTTCCTTCTTATTCAGTCAAAGTACAATCCATCTAACGACGTTGAGAAAGCAATTCGTTTATGGAACGGTGGACCGAACTACAGTCTACGCGCTACCGAAAGATACTACAGAAAAGTACTTAGACGTATGAAGTAA
- a CDS encoding site-specific integrase, with translation MKVKLKISFYLRANYFNRLGESPINIRVFLNGEKRYFGSTGFFVNRDMWDNNADRVMGRTPSARTINMALNEIELKIRDIVRSREGDSGFTVEKLYSLYAGKDKTITNFVEFFEDFIESVEQQIGHGKSAATAQKYKTTKKHFLSFLKSKHGWTSVSPFDVTPALISDFGIYLRTIGGMQENTATKTLKTLKTVTIQAQKVGFLDHDPFINLRFHLKPVDRGFLTEEEIEVLMSKQFAVKRLEHVRDIFVFSCFTGLAYIDVSNLTEENIVTLGGTDWIMTKRQKTSITENVPILDVAREIINKYHSSADRNGRLLPILSNQKMNAYLKEIADLCGIKKRLSYHMARHTYATLLLSKGVPMETVSKLLGHTNIKTTQIYARITNKKIEQDVMRVADQLNAFSNFGKV, from the coding sequence ATGAAGGTGAAATTGAAAATCTCGTTCTATCTGCGAGCGAACTACTTTAACAGACTGGGAGAATCACCCATTAACATAAGGGTATTCTTGAATGGTGAGAAAAGATATTTCGGTTCTACAGGATTCTTCGTAAACCGGGATATGTGGGACAATAATGCCGACCGTGTTATGGGGCGTACTCCAAGTGCACGAACCATCAACATGGCTCTTAATGAGATAGAGCTTAAAATCCGCGACATAGTCAGGTCTCGTGAAGGAGATAGCGGCTTTACTGTTGAGAAGCTTTATAGCCTCTATGCTGGCAAGGACAAGACAATAACTAACTTTGTCGAGTTCTTTGAGGATTTCATTGAGAGCGTCGAGCAACAGATTGGTCATGGAAAATCTGCCGCCACTGCACAGAAATACAAAACCACGAAGAAGCATTTCCTAAGTTTCTTGAAGAGCAAGCATGGCTGGACTTCAGTTTCTCCTTTTGATGTTACTCCTGCCTTAATCTCAGATTTTGGCATCTATCTTCGAACCATTGGTGGTATGCAGGAGAACACAGCGACCAAAACCCTGAAGACATTGAAAACCGTTACGATTCAAGCTCAGAAGGTTGGTTTTCTGGATCACGACCCGTTTATCAATTTAAGATTCCATCTCAAACCAGTTGACAGAGGATTTCTTACTGAAGAAGAGATAGAAGTCCTGATGTCAAAACAGTTCGCTGTTAAGCGTCTTGAGCATGTTCGTGACATATTTGTGTTCTCATGCTTCACAGGCCTTGCATATATAGATGTTTCCAATCTTACGGAAGAGAACATTGTTACCCTCGGTGGAACGGATTGGATTATGACCAAAAGACAAAAAACAAGCATTACGGAGAATGTGCCGATACTCGATGTTGCAAGGGAGATTATAAACAAATACCATTCATCAGCTGACAGGAACGGTCGTCTGTTGCCAATACTCTCAAATCAGAAGATGAATGCGTATCTGAAGGAAATAGCCGATTTGTGCGGCATAAAGAAACGTCTCTCCTATCACATGGCCAGACATACTTATGCCACCCTGCTACTTTCCAAAGGCGTACCAATGGAAACAGTTTCAAAACTTCTTGGGCACACCAACATCAAAACCACGCAAATATATGCTCGAATCACAAATAAGAAGATTGAACAGGATGTTATGCGTGTTGCAGACCAGCTGAATGCATTTAGCAATTTTGGCAAGGTATAG
- a CDS encoding leucine-rich repeat protein, with translation MRKFVCSLLLTVLLGIPLSTKATIVDDPGVFNFSPFYDPSSGVIGLSLTFFPSEEGDTVYIPDYIYENNQYKYVVNINTGAFYDCHAKYIRLPNHLRFIQDYAFHYCCFLTTLEFTNDISEIDFGEIDDIVGGCNYVDEIIVPLQYLSNYIDDPEDRFFPYYLYEQLKSKIVLSDYNKMIWADVNFKVSSSNNVRPFYCTGVSGTTAYRNFSVNVVPANTVVCLEGENNDVVYVTATTDNADNVTIPNSIHKVNSTTCVTNSLGNYYHYFVGYDYFTSINNNTTVCFAPKTAYLLSTTDSDIILQ, from the coding sequence ATGAGAAAATTTGTTTGTTCTCTTTTACTCACGGTACTGCTCGGCATTCCGTTGAGTACTAAAGCGACCATCGTTGATGATCCTGGTGTTTTTAACTTTTCTCCATTTTACGATCCATCATCAGGTGTCATCGGTCTATCACTTACGTTTTTCCCTTCTGAAGAGGGAGACACGGTTTACATTCCTGATTATATCTATGAAAATAATCAGTACAAATATGTAGTCAACATCAACACTGGCGCATTTTATGACTGCCATGCCAAATACATCCGTCTGCCAAACCATCTGAGATTTATCCAGGATTATGCTTTCCACTATTGTTGCTTCCTGACTACATTGGAGTTTACAAACGATATTAGTGAAATCGACTTCGGAGAAATCGACGATATTGTAGGTGGCTGCAACTATGTGGACGAAATTATTGTGCCACTTCAATATTTGAGCAATTATATTGATGACCCAGAAGATAGGTTTTTCCCTTATTATTTGTATGAGCAATTGAAATCCAAAATTGTTCTCTCAGATTATAATAAGATGATCTGGGCAGATGTCAATTTTAAAGTAAGTAGTAGCAATAACGTACGACCTTTTTATTGCACAGGAGTAAGTGGAACAACTGCGTATCGCAATTTTTCTGTCAATGTGGTTCCTGCAAATACAGTAGTATGTTTAGAGGGAGAAAACAACGATGTTGTTTATGTAACAGCAACTACAGACAATGCAGACAACGTAACAATTCCAAACAGTATTCACAAGGTAAATAGTACTACCTGTGTTACAAACTCGCTAGGTAATTATTACCATTATTTTGTCGGGTATGATTATTTCACCAGTATTAATAACAACACAACCGTTTGTTTTGCACCGAAAACTGCTTATTTATTATCAACAACAGATTCAGATATAATATTACAATGA
- a CDS encoding GDSL-type esterase/lipase family protein, with product MKNIRQIIIIGLCTLTSTMQAQHVSHRSFAHYNKRVAQFEREGGITSQSIVMLGNSLTENGKDWSQRLGNSHVINRGIIGDNTVGMTERLCQITPHQPRAIFLMAGINNMVNNAPVINVAQQVISLIEAIREQTPQTKLFVESLLPINEKNGRWRTLAGRTNDIPLTNMYIRAYCESHDIVFIDLFSKMVKPGTNVLREELSADGLHITEAGYAIWENELKKHIANL from the coding sequence ATGAAGAACATCCGACAGATCATCATCATTGGTCTCTGCACGCTGACCTCAACGATGCAGGCCCAGCACGTGAGCCACCGTTCGTTTGCCCACTACAACAAGCGCGTGGCGCAGTTCGAGCGCGAGGGCGGCATCACCAGCCAAAGCATCGTCATGCTGGGCAACAGTCTGACGGAGAACGGCAAGGACTGGAGCCAGCGCTTGGGCAACAGTCATGTGATTAACCGTGGCATCATTGGCGACAACACTGTAGGCATGACTGAGCGCCTTTGCCAGATCACGCCCCATCAGCCGCGTGCCATTTTCCTCATGGCGGGCATCAACAACATGGTAAACAACGCTCCCGTCATCAACGTGGCCCAGCAGGTCATCAGCCTCATCGAGGCCATTCGCGAGCAGACCCCACAAACCAAGCTCTTTGTCGAGAGCCTTCTGCCCATCAACGAAAAGAACGGCCGTTGGCGCACGCTTGCAGGCCGGACCAACGACATTCCCCTCACCAACATGTATATCCGTGCCTATTGCGAATCGCACGACATCGTGTTCATCGATCTCTTCAGCAAGATGGTCAAGCCAGGCACCAACGTTCTTCGCGAGGAACTCAGTGCCGATGGTCTTCACATCACAGAGGCCGGCTATGCCATCTGGGAGAACGAACTCAAGAAGCATATAGCCAACCTCTAA
- a CDS encoding endonuclease MutS2 yields the protein MIYPNNYENKIGFSEIRTLLKERCLSSLGREMVDEMTFSDNANEVNEWLQQVREFRRLKETTDDFPMQYFFDVRESVARIRLANTHLEENEVFDLRRSLETISNIVIYLNRDQNAGREGLEPSYAYPALQRLTTDIMTFPAMIRRIDSILDKYGRIKDSASMTLASIRHDLQKMEGSISRTLYTILHSAQREGLVDKDAAPTMRDGRLMIPVAPGLKRKINGIVHDESATGKTVFIEPAEVVEANNRVRELEAEERREVIRILTVFTDEVRPHVKEILDSYRFLALIDLIQAKTTLAELTKGFEPTVENKPHIDWIKAAHPLLALSLEKQGKKVVPLDIILEQDKRLLIISGPNAGGKSVCLKTVGLLQYMLQCGLSVPMGDRSTCGIFRNIMIDIGDEQSIEDDLSTYSSHLMNMKQMIKNCDAHTILLIDEFGGGTEPMIGGAIAEAVLKQFWQKKTFGVITTHYQNLKHFADDHEGVVNGAMLYDRHQMQALFQLSIGQPGSSFAIEIARKTGLPEEVIKDASDIVGQDYIQSDKYLQDIVRDKRYWEGKRQTIHQHEKNLEGHIQRYETNLEEIERERKQILKRAQKQAEELLAEANRKIENAIREIKEAQAEKERTREIREELQEFRSQVQSDDTRGLMSEEDFAKKLRQMEERKTRKAQRKAEKAQKKEAEDKRLQTFGAERGTTTDSNRPLQKGDTVRIKGLNTTGTIEAIQGKQVTVIFGDVRTKMKMEQLERADASKTKKEDTNMATKYAHLAVQTSKMTRATMEDRKQNFHQDIDVRGMRGDEAVDAVMHFIDDAILMGMSRVRILHGTGTGILRQLIRQYLNTIPNVSHFRDEHVQFGGAGITVVDID from the coding sequence ATGATTTATCCAAATAACTATGAAAATAAGATAGGTTTCAGCGAAATTCGCACACTGCTGAAAGAACGTTGTCTGAGTTCCCTGGGTCGCGAGATGGTGGACGAGATGACGTTCTCTGACAATGCCAACGAGGTGAACGAATGGCTGCAACAGGTAAGGGAGTTCCGTCGTTTAAAAGAGACCACGGACGATTTTCCCATGCAATACTTCTTCGATGTACGCGAGTCAGTAGCCCGTATCCGCCTGGCCAACACACACCTGGAGGAGAATGAGGTCTTCGACCTTCGTCGTTCGCTGGAAACTATTAGTAATATCGTTATTTATCTGAATCGAGACCAGAATGCTGGGCGCGAAGGGTTGGAGCCTTCGTATGCCTACCCTGCCCTGCAGCGCCTCACCACCGACATCATGACCTTCCCAGCCATGATCCGTCGCATTGACTCCATTCTCGACAAGTATGGTCGCATCAAGGACAGTGCCTCCATGACACTGGCCAGCATTCGTCACGACCTGCAAAAGATGGAGGGCAGCATCTCGCGTACATTATATACTATATTACATTCTGCCCAGCGCGAAGGACTTGTTGACAAGGATGCAGCACCCACCATGCGCGACGGTCGACTGATGATTCCCGTTGCGCCAGGACTGAAACGAAAGATTAACGGCATTGTGCACGACGAGAGTGCTACAGGTAAAACCGTTTTCATAGAACCAGCCGAGGTTGTCGAGGCCAACAACCGCGTGCGCGAGTTGGAAGCCGAGGAGCGTCGCGAGGTGATTCGTATCCTCACCGTCTTTACTGATGAGGTACGCCCACACGTCAAGGAGATTCTCGATTCCTACCGTTTCCTCGCCCTTATCGACCTGATACAAGCAAAGACCACCTTAGCAGAACTCACCAAGGGTTTCGAACCAACTGTGGAGAACAAACCCCATATCGACTGGATCAAAGCCGCCCACCCACTGCTGGCCCTCTCTTTGGAAAAGCAAGGCAAGAAGGTGGTACCATTAGATATCATATTGGAACAGGACAAACGACTCTTAATCATCAGCGGTCCTAATGCTGGTGGTAAGTCCGTCTGCCTCAAGACCGTTGGTCTGCTGCAATATATGCTTCAGTGCGGACTGAGTGTACCCATGGGCGACCGTTCCACCTGCGGCATCTTCCGCAACATCATGATAGATATCGGCGACGAGCAGAGCATTGAGGACGACCTCTCTACCTACTCCTCTCACCTGATGAACATGAAACAGATGATTAAGAACTGCGATGCCCACACCATCCTGCTTATTGATGAGTTTGGTGGCGGCACAGAGCCTATGATTGGCGGCGCCATTGCCGAGGCTGTACTGAAGCAGTTCTGGCAGAAGAAAACCTTTGGCGTCATCACCACCCACTATCAGAACCTGAAGCACTTCGCTGACGACCACGAGGGCGTGGTCAATGGCGCCATGCTCTACGACCGTCACCAGATGCAGGCACTCTTCCAGTTATCCATTGGTCAGCCCGGCTCTTCGTTTGCCATCGAGATTGCACGTAAGACAGGTCTGCCAGAGGAAGTCATCAAGGATGCATCCGACATCGTTGGACAGGATTATATCCAGAGCGACAAGTACCTGCAGGACATTGTGCGCGACAAGCGCTATTGGGAAGGCAAACGCCAGACCATCCATCAGCACGAAAAGAATCTGGAAGGACACATTCAGCGCTACGAGACCAACCTCGAGGAGATTGAGCGTGAGCGCAAGCAGATTCTGAAGCGTGCCCAGAAACAGGCCGAAGAACTGCTGGCCGAGGCCAACCGTAAGATAGAGAACGCCATTCGCGAGATTAAGGAGGCCCAGGCCGAGAAGGAACGCACCCGTGAGATTCGCGAGGAGTTGCAGGAGTTCCGCTCACAGGTACAGAGCGATGACACCCGCGGACTGATGAGCGAGGAAGATTTCGCCAAGAAACTGCGCCAGATGGAGGAGCGTAAGACCCGCAAAGCCCAGCGCAAGGCCGAGAAAGCCCAGAAGAAGGAAGCCGAGGACAAACGCCTGCAGACCTTTGGCGCTGAGCGTGGCACCACCACTGATAGCAATCGCCCCCTACAGAAGGGCGACACTGTGCGCATCAAAGGCCTCAACACCACAGGCACCATCGAAGCCATTCAGGGCAAGCAGGTCACTGTCATCTTTGGCGATGTACGCACCAAGATGAAGATGGAGCAACTGGAACGCGCCGATGCCAGCAAGACCAAGAAAGAAGACACCAACATGGCCACGAAGTACGCCCACCTGGCCGTTCAGACCTCGAAGATGACACGTGCCACGATGGAAGACCGCAAGCAGAACTTCCACCAGGACATCGACGTACGCGGCATGCGAGGCGACGAGGCAGTGGACGCTGTGATGCACTTCATCGACGACGCCATTCTGATGGGCATGTCGAGGGTTCGCATCCTTCACGGCACAGGTACTGGCATACTGCGTCAGCTCATCCGTCAATACCTGAACACCATCCCCAACGTGAGTCATTTTCGAGACGAGCACGTGCAGTTTGGAGGTGCAGGAATCACCGTAGTAGACATCGATTAA
- a CDS encoding outer membrane beta-barrel protein, whose product MDLRYIILLPALFLSISQAHAQRDVITGRVIDKDTGEPLEKATLQLYKISTRRNHTSDTTFVGGALSGERGVFTITDVKSGNYFLKATFLGYKDYKRNINKTSSQMSLGTISLDPNSVQIKEAVVVANIPKMVIKDDTVVYNADAFRVPEGSVIEALVEALPGAKVDDDGKISVNGKEVKRFKLDGRDFMTGNNDAVMKNLPSYVIDKVKAYDEKSDLSRMTGVDDGNDDFVLEFTTKRSARNGIQANPDLGYGTDNRYGIRLTAMKPFGAMRYTFMGNANNVNDRSFTGRGGRGRGNNNGQRHNKTGALDVSYEDQRKPNGEQVRMSGRVTWNHSNADNWNRSASESFVNTRGGAFSNSVSQSYSRNNSWTGNMNLQWSIDTLTTLSFRPNVSISSNDNQNGSNSASFNANPYEYVLDPLSNEGLSDLNNDSLVVNSRQNKSLSWGNNRNLSAQVQLYRRMNSNGRNIALSGNVNYSDGDNRNANLSGVHLYLQKNAMGQDSTYQTNRYTTSDTKNYSFSLGTTYTEPIYIFPRKVEPVDSTQRQRGPFGNRGMRRMVGQEGIFLQANYRFNYSYQKNDPSTYDLLGMSELEFQNALQDYRDFGFLPDNYEDFLSTNLSRYSERTEYSHNADIQLRMNREKYNLNVGVNLQPQRSHFIQQYLGTPVDTVRTVVNVSPTLNLRYRYDQYTNLQVQFRGNMSQPSITQLLDIYDDTNPLSVTMGNPGLKPSFNYNLSFNFQKQRKQVLVEDSLGFMIPKPQRHWSFSSNGGYQITTNSIGNIVTYEANTGRRISRPDNYNGNWSANAGITFNMNLDTLNRWDISGSIRGDYRHQVGFVNQNRTETPDRNVTHSVNLSPDLSLSFRNSWLNISFNVSTTYAHTENRLQASRNLTTWNHRYGGNARVTFPWGTNLSTDFHVWSKRGYADETLNTNEMLWNAQLSQSFLRGKVLTVMLQWYDILNQQSNFTRTINANGWNDREVNAITSYAMLHVSYRLNLFGGRNSGGGNFGGGREMPEGGRGGRGGFGGGRSGGGGFGGGGGFGGGGRF is encoded by the coding sequence ATGGACCTTCGATACATCATTCTACTACCAGCTCTATTCTTGAGCATTTCCCAAGCCCACGCTCAGCGTGACGTAATAACTGGCCGTGTCATCGACAAGGACACAGGTGAGCCTTTGGAGAAAGCCACCTTGCAACTCTACAAGATCAGCACCAGAAGAAATCATACATCAGACACCACATTCGTTGGAGGTGCGCTCTCCGGCGAACGTGGTGTTTTTACTATTACTGATGTCAAGTCGGGCAATTATTTCCTGAAGGCCACCTTCCTGGGCTACAAGGACTATAAACGCAACATCAACAAGACTAGCAGTCAGATGTCGTTGGGCACCATCTCGCTGGATCCCAACAGCGTACAGATAAAAGAGGCAGTAGTCGTGGCCAACATCCCCAAGATGGTGATTAAGGACGACACCGTGGTCTATAATGCCGATGCTTTCCGTGTGCCCGAAGGCTCTGTCATCGAAGCACTGGTCGAGGCTTTGCCAGGCGCCAAGGTCGACGACGACGGCAAGATCAGCGTCAACGGCAAGGAGGTGAAACGCTTCAAACTCGACGGCCGTGACTTCATGACTGGCAACAACGACGCTGTGATGAAGAACCTGCCGTCATACGTCATCGACAAGGTGAAGGCCTACGACGAGAAGAGTGACCTGAGCAGAATGACAGGCGTTGACGATGGTAACGACGACTTCGTGCTTGAGTTCACCACCAAGCGCAGCGCACGCAACGGCATACAGGCCAATCCAGACCTGGGCTATGGCACAGACAACCGCTATGGCATCCGACTGACAGCCATGAAGCCATTTGGCGCCATGCGCTATACGTTCATGGGCAACGCCAACAACGTCAACGACCGCAGTTTCACAGGTCGTGGCGGACGAGGCCGAGGCAACAACAACGGCCAGCGCCACAACAAGACGGGAGCCTTGGACGTCAGCTATGAGGACCAGCGCAAACCTAATGGCGAGCAAGTGAGAATGAGTGGACGTGTGACCTGGAACCACAGCAATGCCGACAACTGGAACCGTTCGGCATCCGAGAGCTTTGTCAACACGCGTGGCGGCGCCTTCTCAAACAGCGTCAGCCAGAGCTATTCGCGCAACAACTCGTGGACTGGCAACATGAACCTGCAATGGTCCATCGACACGCTCACCACCCTGTCGTTCCGTCCCAATGTCAGCATCTCGAGTAACGACAATCAGAACGGGTCCAACTCAGCTTCGTTCAATGCCAACCCCTATGAATATGTGCTCGACCCACTGAGCAACGAGGGACTCAGTGACCTGAATAACGACAGTCTGGTGGTCAACAGCCGACAGAACAAGTCGCTGAGCTGGGGCAACAACCGCAACCTGAGTGCTCAAGTCCAGCTCTATCGACGCATGAACAGCAACGGACGTAACATTGCCCTCAGCGGCAACGTGAACTATAGCGATGGCGACAACCGCAATGCCAACCTCTCAGGCGTACATCTCTATCTTCAGAAGAACGCCATGGGTCAGGACTCAACGTATCAGACCAACCGCTACACCACGTCAGACACCAAGAACTACAGTTTCTCACTGGGAACCACCTATACAGAACCTATTTACATCTTCCCACGAAAGGTGGAGCCAGTGGACAGCACCCAGCGCCAGCGTGGCCCCTTTGGCAATCGTGGCATGCGACGCATGGTGGGCCAGGAGGGCATCTTCCTGCAGGCCAACTATCGTTTCAACTATAGTTATCAGAAGAACGACCCCAGCACCTACGACCTTCTGGGCATGAGTGAGCTGGAGTTCCAGAACGCCCTGCAGGACTATCGCGACTTCGGATTCCTGCCAGACAACTACGAGGATTTCCTCTCTACGAACCTCAGCCGCTATTCTGAGCGTACGGAATATAGCCACAATGCCGACATCCAGTTACGCATGAATCGCGAGAAATATAACCTGAACGTGGGTGTCAACCTGCAGCCTCAGCGCTCGCACTTCATCCAGCAGTATCTGGGCACGCCTGTCGATACTGTGCGCACGGTAGTCAACGTATCGCCCACCCTCAACCTGCGCTATCGCTACGACCAGTACACCAATCTGCAGGTGCAGTTCCGTGGCAACATGTCGCAGCCCTCTATCACCCAGTTGCTCGATATCTACGACGATACCAACCCCCTGTCGGTCACCATGGGTAACCCAGGACTGAAGCCGTCGTTCAACTATAACTTGAGCTTCAACTTCCAGAAGCAGCGCAAGCAGGTGCTGGTTGAGGACAGTCTGGGCTTCATGATTCCCAAGCCACAGCGCCACTGGAGTTTCAGTTCTAATGGTGGCTATCAGATAACCACCAACTCGATTGGCAACATCGTAACCTACGAGGCGAACACAGGTCGTCGCATCAGTCGTCCTGACAACTACAACGGCAACTGGAGCGCCAATGCAGGCATCACGTTCAACATGAACCTCGACACGCTAAACCGTTGGGACATCAGCGGCAGCATCCGAGGCGACTATCGCCATCAGGTGGGCTTCGTCAATCAGAACCGCACGGAGACGCCCGATCGCAACGTGACCCACAGCGTCAACCTGTCGCCCGACCTCTCACTGAGTTTCCGCAACAGTTGGCTCAACATCTCGTTCAACGTGTCAACAACCTATGCACACACTGAGAACCGTCTGCAGGCATCGCGCAACCTGACCACATGGAACCACCGTTATGGCGGCAATGCACGCGTCACGTTCCCCTGGGGCACCAACCTCTCAACCGACTTCCACGTATGGAGCAAGCGAGGCTATGCCGACGAGACGCTCAACACCAACGAGATGCTGTGGAACGCCCAGCTGTCACAAAGTTTCCTGCGTGGCAAGGTGCTCACCGTCATGCTGCAGTGGTACGACATCCTGAACCAGCAGTCTAACTTCACCCGTACCATCAATGCCAATGGCTGGAACGACCGTGAGGTCAACGCCATCACATCGTATGCCATGCTCCACGTCAGCTATCGCCTCAACCTCTTCGGTGGACGCAACAGCGGTGGCGGTAACTTCGGCGGCGGCCGTGAGATGCCTGAGGGCGGCCGTGGTGGTCGTGGCGGCTTCGGCGGTGGCCGTTCTGGTGGCGGTGGCTTTGGCGGAGGCGGAGGCTTCGGAGGCGGAGGCCGATTCTAA
- a CDS encoding single-stranded DNA-binding protein: MIYTHTIGRIGKDCKTITGAHGTFIAVDMAVDDYSKGQNITTWVRVRSSRENHIRLAEYLTKGRLILVEGTISTSQWQDRQGENHTQISINADSIAFVNVGKREEQDADPKKAAKKGAKAKNTPQPPQDAPEPDEKDMPF; the protein is encoded by the coding sequence ATGATTTACACTCACACAATCGGTCGTATCGGCAAGGACTGTAAGACCATCACAGGCGCACACGGAACTTTTATCGCAGTTGACATGGCTGTCGATGACTACTCCAAAGGTCAGAACATCACCACATGGGTAAGAGTACGCAGCAGCAGGGAGAACCATATCCGTTTGGCTGAATACCTCACCAAAGGAAGGCTTATTCTCGTGGAGGGAACAATCTCTACATCACAATGGCAAGACCGCCAAGGCGAAAACCACACTCAAATCTCTATCAATGCGGACAGCATCGCTTTCGTGAACGTAGGGAAGAGAGAGGAGCAGGATGCAGACCCGAAGAAGGCTGCCAAGAAAGGAGCTAAGGCTAAGAACACGCCCCAGCCACCGCAGGACGCGCCAGAACCAGACGAGAAAGATATGCCGTTCTAA
- a CDS encoding LytTR family DNA-binding domain-containing protein produces MDNEVEELVVLNKEHVFILDPQSFYRKVCIHDIIYLEAQQNYCDINMDNREKKVVSVPLCEVLDKLDSSLFVRIHRSYAINVEHVSAFSANYIQLDNGKMLTIGRNYSGIIESKFILIGSRDRVKNSRNKDDK; encoded by the coding sequence ATGGACAACGAGGTAGAAGAATTAGTTGTGCTCAATAAAGAGCACGTTTTTATTTTAGATCCACAATCGTTCTACAGAAAGGTTTGCATTCATGATATCATATATCTTGAAGCACAGCAGAATTATTGTGATATCAATATGGATAATAGAGAAAAGAAAGTTGTTTCAGTCCCATTATGTGAGGTCTTGGATAAGTTGGATTCATCTTTGTTCGTGCGCATTCATCGTTCTTATGCTATAAATGTTGAACATGTAAGTGCGTTTTCTGCCAATTATATACAATTGGATAATGGTAAGATGTTGACTATTGGCAGAAATTATAGTGGAATCATAGAAAGTAAATTTATACTTATTGGTTCCAGAGATCGTGTAAAAAATAGTAGAAATAAAGATGACAAATAA